One genomic region from Myripristis murdjan chromosome 7, fMyrMur1.1, whole genome shotgun sequence encodes:
- the fam217ba gene encoding uncharacterized protein fam217ba yields MGPIMQERTASTTLKRVVSKEKIRVKNAENTGPVTSSKKGNKMKKTSQVKNGLSGPGQDKDTVPAVQRGTQSRGGRVKTGATRNTSKLSSPEEEGALRPQLRKHLSTQRKEEKRETQRISQCCSELDQNRGGMGKNRRALSLPLSPIAGLRQLPAHPQMHSPAPTPETLQQHYNQKEDDTDSASDLSDSERLPILPSPCTPCTPPHLNLRAEVINTNDFPPDFPGPRGAVGDGDESEKPTYSYPDFLPPPFNSWSLRQLAVFLHTEGRGAPRPKPVGPLEKYLERLLQLEWLQIQTVQAESNRPPGARPRPQGFPSSTTAHSSRPHTAPPTRLNSPKGLRHSQRAFPLAPVNNPPSPAAAQHQLSRFPVCPHCHIRYPLCNGSCSAYAYQRHSRLSPLLERRARPGAPAKRSSSESRATSSEGQGTGGQGGGGGGGGAQTPVSPSVGKSHLRHMQAVGNVRKHSQEPGSNPNSKGQMRKGRVRANSETDVKKEPGGAKASSTEKRVFSASKREVNPSKRVDKDWQRTEAGQTSKTAMKRATKEPQSLSKAPLGSKQNGKAKNVHFVAK; encoded by the exons ATGGGACCCATCATGCAGGAGCGCACAGCATCCACGACACTGAAACGCGTCGTTTCTAAAGAGAAGATACGGGTTAAAAACGCTGAAAATACCGGGCCAGTGACCAG TTCAAAGAAAGGTAACAAGATGAAGAAAACAAGCCAAGTGAAAAATGGCCTCTCGGGGCCAGGTCAGGATAAGGACACAGTGCCAGCAGTCCAGAGG GGTACTCAGTCAAGAGGGGGAAGGGTCAAAACTGGTGCCACACGAAATACAAGCAAACTATCAAG CCCTGAAGAAGAGGGAGCTTTGAGACCTCAACTCCGCAAACACTTATCCAcgcagaggaaagaagaaaaacgaGAAACTCAACGGATTTCACAATGCTGCAGTGAGCTAGACCAGAATCGTGGGGGCATGGGCAAGAATCGGCGAGCCCTCTCCCTGCCACTCTCCCCAATTGCAGGGCTGCGCCAGTTGCCAGCACACCCCCAAATGCATTCCCCAGCCCCAACCCCGGAGACACTACAACAGCACTACAACCAGAAAGAAGATGACACTGACAGTGCCAGTGATCTGTCAGACTCCGAGAGGCTGCCCATATTGCCCTCCCCCTGTACCCCCTGCACTCCTCCTCACCTTAACCTCCGGGCCGAGGTCATCAACACTAATGACTTCCCACCAGACTTCCCAGGACCTCGAGGTGCTGTGGGTGATGGAGACGAGAGTGAGAAACCCACGTACAGCTACCCAGACTTCCTGCCTCCTCCCTTCAACAGCTGGAGCCTGCGACAGCTTGCAGTATTTCTACACACAGAGGGCCGTGGTGCCCCCAGGCCCAAGCCTGTAGGGCCCCTAGAAAAGTACCTGGagaggctgctgcagctggagtgGCTCCAGATCCAGACAGTGCAAGCAGAGAGTAACCGCCCACCCGGGGCTCGTCCAAGGCCACAAGGtttcccctcctccaccacGGCTCACTCATCCAGGCCTCACACAGCACCCCCGACCCGTCTAAACTCTCCTAAAGGGCTGCGGCACAGCCAGCGAGCCTTCCCACTCGCTCCTGTCAACAACCCCCCATCGCCTGCTGCTGCCCAGCACCAGCTTTCCCGCTTCCCAGTCTGTCCTCACTGTCACATCCGTTACCCATTGTGCAACGGGAGCTGCTCGGCCTATGCCTATCAGCGCCATTCACGGCTCAGCCCACTGCTTGAGCGCAGAGCCAGACCTGGGGCACCAGCCAAGAGGAGCAGCAGTGAGAGCCGGGCCACCTCCTCAGAAGGCCAGGGCacaggaggacaaggaggagggggagggggagggggagctCAAACCCCAGTTAGCCCCTCCGTAGGAAAGAGTCATCTCAGACACATGCAGGCAGTCGGCAATGTCCGCAAGCACTCCCAGGAACCAGGAAGTAACCCCAATAGTAAAGGTCAGATGAGGAAAGGTCGGGTCAGAGCTAACTCTGAGACAGATGTGAAAAAGGAACCTGGTGGTGCTAAAGCATCCAGCACAGAGAAACGTGTTTTCTCTGCAAGTAAGCGAGAGGTGAACCCTTCCAAGAGAGTAGATAAGGACTGGCAGAGGACAGAGGCAGGTCAGACCTCTAAAACTGCCATGAAAAGAGCCACTAAAGAGCCGCAATCTCTTTCCAAAGCACCGCTGGGCAGTAAGCAAAATGGCAAAGCAAAAAACGTGCACTTTGTTGCAAAGTAA
- the sycp2 gene encoding synaptonemal complex protein 2, translating to MASSQAEQLEKLVDEVLKSRNLQVLDAFLQEDIHEEATLKCSKQFLTKLDKLVTRGLDQKDVKSASLGLTVICKYGKNLLLSGGQGLPGIITQGLVKKMLHWFEKCRQLWTQGGPQRDGALLNLSEDFFDSLMIVHEACKEATYEITESLLYPIGQLAADPRVYILIQKEAIRKFNHILDKIPAELKKEKKILSSQEASDVMIKLAGQILDCGDYDLQIALMEALCRMATPNQRKQLAGHWFSMEYVAKAFVKIRDSQFETDCRKFLNLVNGMQGDKRRVFSYPCLEVFVDKHELLMPRDENLEEFWIDFNLGSHSISFYFSLSDEEVRDRSKWDTLCISENEVQSYTVTEESSRHVLRLKLSELVVVGVVEGANLTIRFSSSLDILQAARRIFGHIKEKSVVGKGSTSVVKTSVKIVMEESNSQAFVPESQMSPSQSERNSAPFCLPCPVAPLQMVSPAKRRISESTYITSSAGTSVHGASPFSVIPSKTSHRVKGKTPLEKGCSYDRQGEKYLAKQGATVQTSRRGINPSSSVTGGVRDQSDTSKQVTRTEAEKYRKNIPLKNAVAMVLAEQGREGEPLDQGFVPDSQPTMKTERRIYSHCNKLAVSEMLMMPTQKINSLSKPGKDELFPIWPVNQQQFHKELTERLKKVFNERNQAPTPHKVAEPQGNKSEVREDSWGRGPADQCDSTWEASKEPQKQQAQRKYLTKESKDQKSVKADLVAVKAPAKAIPPNVLQERITPNLKVIATRPLSSKEKRNSEVAGSMVKLISSHYKSNTYSTAKATTDNTPPLRIPQPANKEDIFAFRSDSPFKIGGKDTLIIGSSALSSSGIRDSWTLPSTTKKGKPVAEQGKRYVKKHLFSDTDTDNAMTEVSWLKESSRRPKPQVAKYSRQAPPKTKPLLLDTTHVSLDLLSPPKPGKGKTKTSKKTWGEKKAAEQLGETAAASSRQGAAGRRPQRAAATTAKSYKEPDTDDSQSESEKPPASKVKKTKTTLSKEPTKNYRRLESSDSDTKQPPAPQECLVSPQGKYDKTYQEIAAVKRGKTPTANPIHTYKKTQKICQETANLNKKKIIHAKDQITVQKDSWAARLASRSPSPPSIERMRSAKRSAPTLDMTRSPLLSPQGSPLHASPTHPRQNTPSPILQLPKPPRSAVSTKGNFQASSFYNGEIKGNKSNSLSHHSLHSVTPTGQTPSSGAAKRPSAAEVSPIQQPLSSAPQSPLSLSPQPLLTSTALELCKASKAPHPQLHTSGNTLNYDLHYGSSTVSPVSQVLLGHSSTKSSVPTTGTKGRLTAALTHKMEKTPSSDRKLKRPLQDILGPSHKRHISHALTSYSEEEDMDEGKKGKRIGEHSARMRPRKLFKSIIKVSPEGGVSHVMSSSMVSSSHWESEVEDEDMDTDEDEDVVLPDITIKPHNIGSMCKQFSSEQQKMLQNRHRLMKVYSKQNLKTVQQHVSSINMQVNKYRTQKLEQIQGVLMEEIRNLEEDNTILNNMEKDLTVYWKKQSMAFRSYQEKGSRRYGALKNVFQNDVCHSLEYEERIFTSQMCLMRKDMKSIQDRLLSEMVSEEMQGVKRGLQALFLPEGARF from the exons ATGGCATCTAGTCAAGCAGAACAG TTGGAGAAACTTGTTGATGAGGTGCTGAAGAGTAGAAATTTACAAGTACTGGATGCATTTTTGCAAGAGGATATTCATGAGGAGGCCACCTTAAAATGTTCTAAACAGTTCCTCACCAAATTGGACAAACTTGTCACCAGG GGTTTAGATCAAAAGGATGTCAAATCTGCCAGTTTGGGTCTCACAGTCATCTGCAAATATGGGAAAAACCTGTTGCTGTCTGGAGGTCAAGGGCTACCAGGAATCATCACTCAGGGACTGGTCAAAAAG ATGTTGCATTGGTTTGAGAAGTGCAGGCAGCTTTGGACCCAGGGCGGTCCACAAAGAGATGGGGCCTTGCTTAACCTTTCTGAGGACTTCTTCGATTCATTAATG ATTGTTCATGAAGCATGCAAAGAGG CAACATATGAAATCACCGAATCCCTTTTGTATCCCATTGGCCAACTGGCTGCTGATCCCAGAGTCTACATCCTGATTCAAAAAGAG GCTATTCGTAAATTCAACCATATTCTGGACAAAATCCCTGCAGagctaaagaaagaaaagaagatcCTATCATCTCAGGAGGCCTCAGATGTCAT GATCAAACTGGCCGGCCAGATATTGGATTGCGGTG attATGATTTGCAGATTGCCTTAATGGAGGCACTTTGCAGAATGGCCACACCCAACCAAAGGAAGCAGCTGGCAGGCCACTGGTTCAGCATGGAGTATGTGGCCAAGGCCTTTGTCAAGATCCGCGATTCTCAGTTTGAAACg GATTGCCGCAAGTTTCTGAACTTGGTGAATGGGATGCAGGGAGACAAAAGAAG AGTCTTTTCTTACCCTTGTTTGGAGGTTTTTGTAGACAAACATGAG CTGCTAATGCCCCGAGATGAGAACCTGGAGGAATTCTGGATTGACTTTAACCTTGGCAGCCACAGTATCTCCTTTtacttctctctgtctgatgaGGAGGTGCGAGATAGGAG CAAGTGGGACACGTTGTGCATCAGCGAGAACGAAGTCCAAAGCTACACTGTCACAG AGGAGAGCAGTAGGCATGTCTTGAGGCTGAAGTTGTCAGAGTTGGTTGTTGTGGGTGTGGTGGAGGGGGCGAACCTTACCATCCGCTTCAGCTCCTCCCTGGACATCCTGCAGGCCGCTCGCAGAATCTTTGGACACATCAAGGAAAAA AGTGTTGTAGGCAAGGGCAGCACATCTGTAGTTAAGACATCAGTGAAGATCGTAATGGAGGAGAGCAACTCCCAG GCTTTTGTTCCAGAGAGCCAGATGTCTCCCAGTCAAAGTGAGAGGAACAGTGCTCCCTTCTGTTTACCTTGCCCAGTTGCACCCTTGCAG ATGGTGTCTCCAGCCAAAAGGAGGATCTCAGAGTCAACCTACATCACCAGCAGTGCAGGAACAAGTGTGCATGGTGCCAGTCCCTTCTCTGTTATTCCATCAA AGACTTCTCACAGGGTTAAAGGGAAGACACCTCTGGAGAAGGGCTGTTCATATGATAGGCAGGGTGAAAAATACCTGGCAAAGCAAGGGGCAACTGTGCAGACCTCCAGAAGAGGCATAAATCCTAGTAGTTCAGTGACAGGTGGTGTAAGGGACCAG AGTGATACTTCCAAACAGGTCACCAGAACTGAagctgaaaaatacagaaag AACATCCCATTGAAAAACGCAGTGGCGATGGTTCTAGCTGAACAGGGGAGAGAAGGGGAGCCTCTGG ACCAAGGTTTTGTGCCTGACTCACAACCAACCATGAAAACTGAGAGAAGAAT ATATTCTCACTGCAACAAACTGGCAGTGTCTGAGATGTTAATGATGCCCACACAGAAAATCAATTCTCTGTCCAAACCTGGTAAGGACGAACTGTTTCCAATAT GGCCGGTCAACCAACAGCAGTTCCACAAAGAGCTCACCGAGCGCCTAAAGAAGGTCTTCAACGAGAGGAACCAAGCTCCTACGCCTCACAAAGTAGCTGAACCCCAAGGAAATAAATCAGAGGTTAGAGAGGATTCTTGGGGCAGAGGCCCTGCAGACCAGTGTGACTCCACATGGGAAGCGTCCAAAGAGCCCCAGAAGCAGCAGGCACAAAGAAAGTACCTGACCAAAGAGAGTAAAGACCAGAAGTCTGTGAAGGCAGATCTTGTTGCAGTCAAAGCCCCAGCCAAAGCTATCCCACCTAATGTCCTACAGGAGAGAATAACACCCAACCTTAAGGTTATAGCTACAAGGCCCCTCTCCAGCAAGGAGAAG AGAAATTCAGAGGTTGCAGGCAGCATGGTGAAACTCATCTCTAGCCATTACAAAAGTAACACCTACTCCACAGCTAAAGCCACAACAGACAACACCCCTCCATTACGGATCCCTCAACCTGCTAACAA AGAAGACATTTTTGCGTTCAGGAGTGATTCTCCATTTAAAATTGGG GGAAAGGATACACTTATTATTGGGTCCTCTGCCTTATCGAGCAG TGGCATTCGTGACTCCTGGACACTCCCCAGCACAACCAAGAAAGGAAAACCTGTGGCAGAA CAGGGCAAGCGTTACGTGAAGAAGCACCTGttcagtgacacagacacagataatgCTATGACTGAGGTCAGCTGGCTAAAAGAGTCCAGCAGGAGGCCCAAACCCCAAGTTGCAAAATACTCCAGGCAGGCGCCTCCCAAGACTAAGCCTCTGCTACTTGATACAACAC ATGTATCCCTTGATTTACTCTCTCCTCCAAAACCTGGAAAGGGGAAGACCAAAACCAGTAAG AAGACATGGGGGGAAAAGAAGGCTGCGGAGCAGCTAGGggagacagcagcagcttccagcAGACAAGGAGCAGCAGGCAGGAGGCCCCAGAGAGCTGCAGCCACCACTGCCAAGAGCTACAAGGAGCCCGACACAGacgacagccaatcagaatcagagaagCCTCCTGCTTCCAAG GTTAAGAAGACAAAGACTACCCTGAGCAAAGAGCCCACCAAAAACTATAGGAGGCTGGAAAGCAGTGACTCAGACACAAAGCAGCCACCTGCTCCCCAG GAATGCTTGGTGAGTCCGCAGggaaaatatgacaaaactTACCAGGAAATTGCTGCGgtgaagaggggaaaaacaccTACCGCCAATCCTATACATACCTATAAG AAAACTCAGAAGATTTGTCAAGAAACTGCTAActtaaataagaaaaagatcATCCATGCCAAAGACCAGATTACTGTACAAAAGGATTCTTGGGCTGCCCGCCTGgcctctcgctctccctcccctccttccatTGAGAGGATGAGAT CTGCCAAGAGGTCAGCCCCAACCTTGGATATGACGCGCTCCCCTCTTCTCAGCCCGCAGGGATCCCCTCTCCATGCATCCCCAACCCACCCCCGCCAGAACACCCCCTCACCCATCCTGCAGCTACCCAAACCACCTCGTTCTGCTGTCAGCACTAAAGGAAACTTCCAGGCCTCCTCCTTTTACAATGGAGAGATTAAAGGCAACAAATCAAACTCTTTATCCCATCACTCTCTCCACTCGGTCACCCCTACAGGTCAAACCCCTTCATCTGGTGCTGCTAAGAGACCTAGTGCTGCTGAG gTAAGTCCAATCCAGCAGCCACTATCCTCAGCACCCCAGTCTCCCTTGTCCCTTTCCCCCCAGCCCCTGTTGACATCTACAGCCTTGGAGCTGTGCAAGGCCTCCAAGGCTCCACATCCCCAGTTACACACATCTGGTAACACCCTTAACTATGACCTCCATTATGGCTCCAGTACAGTGTCTCCAGTATCCCAGGTGTTGCTGGGCCACTCCTCCACTAAGTCATCTGTACCCACCACTGGTACAAAAGGCAGACTCACTGCTGCCCTCACCCATAAAATGGAG AAAACACCATCTTCAGACAGGAAACTAAAGCGTCCACTGCAGGACATCTTAG GACCCAGTCATAAGCGCCACATCTCTCATGCCTTGACCAGTTATTCAGAAGAGGAGGACATGGATGAGGGGAAGAAGGGCAAAAGGATAGGGGAGCATTCTGCTCGAATGAGGCCCAGGAAACTGTTCAAATCCA TTATTAAGGTGTCCCCTGAAGGCGGGGTTAGCCATGTGATGTCCTCCAGCATGGTGAGCTCCAGCCACTGGGAGTCTGAAGTTGAGGACGAAGACATGGACAccgatgaggatgaggatgtggtGCTGCCAGACATCACCATCAAACCCCATAACATCGGTTCAATGTGCAAACAATTCAGTTCTGAACAACAGAAGATGTTACAG AACCGTCACAGGCTGATGAAggtttacagcaaacaaaatcTGAAGACTGTCCAGCAACATGTGTCCTCCATCAACATGCAAGTCAATAAATACAG gaCGCAGAAGCTTGAACAGATCCAGGGAGTCCTTATGGAGGAGATCCGCAATTTGGAGGAGGACAACACCATACTTAACAACATGGAGAAAGACCTGACT GTATACTGGAAAAAGCAGTCCATGGCTTTCCGTTCTTACCAGGAGAAGGGGTCCAGGAG ATATGGGGCCCTGAAGAACGTCTTCCAGAACGACGTGTGTCACAGCTTGGAGTATGAGGAGAGGATATTCACATCCCAG ATGTGCCTGATGAGAAAAGACATGAAGTCAATCCAGGACAGACTCCTCAGTGAGATGGTGA GCGAGGAGATGCAAGGTGTGAAAAGAGGTCTACAGGCTCTGTTCCTCCCTGAAGGGGCCAGGTTCTGA
- the ppp1r3da gene encoding protein phosphatase 1, regulatory subunit 3Da: protein MDRGWYIGQERIACRKSVQQFSHPHSNVSRPCMTVNLTEMLRANKPDAERKPIQIRPPSPRVSMPKELAFHRSLSCEPLPKPIIRRRSHSVPSSTDKKHSRNTGVRFVDSLGLDLEDIKLFKTGDDPFVPQHVTFKLLMGAELADGRHFEISLPYLKPVFAQQPGDQPEFLNRLCWQKVCLERVLCFELGIIGITQVLNLDFEKEVRARYSFTEWKSCTETKASWVNTTTKSWDGGGGQCSCDTFRFHLPVPPFLQPGAVLEFAIQYKVCGTEYWDNNDGQNYKLVCHNYKLTVPRECEDSMVHFI, encoded by the coding sequence ATGGATAGAGGATGGTATATTGGACAGGAGAGGATTGCCTGCAGGAAATCTGTACAGCAGTTCTCTCACCCCCACAGCAATGTCTCAAGGCCCTGCATGACTGTCAACCTGACAGAGATGCTTCGGGCTAATAAACCTGATGCAGAGAGGAAGCCAATTCAAATACGCCCCCCAAGTCCCAGAGTCTCTATGCCAAAGGAACTAGCGTTCCACCGGAGTCTCTCCTGTGAACCCTTGCCCAAACCCATCATCCGAAGACGCTCACACTCTGTGCCCTCCTCCACAGACAAGAAGCACTCCAGAAACACTGGCGTGCGTTTTGTAGACTCTCTTGGGCTCGACCTGGAAGACATCAAGCTCTTCAAAACGGGAGATGATCCATTTGTACCACAACATGTCACCTTTAAGTTATTGATGGGTGCAGAGTTGGCAGATGGAAGGCACTTTGAGATCTCTTTGCCATACCTGAAACCAGTTTTTGCACAACAGCCTGGTGACCAACCAGAATTTCTGAATCGCCTTTGTTGGCAGAAAGTGTGCCTGGAAAGGGTATTGTGTTTTGAGCTGGGCATCATTGGAATCACCCAGGTCCTCAATTTAGACTTTGAGAAAGAAGTCAGAGCCCGCTATTCCTTCACAGAGTGGAAGAGCTGCACAGAAACTAAGGCCTCCTGGGTGAACACAACCACCAAGTCctgggatggaggaggaggccagTGCAGTTGTGATACTTTTCGTTTCCATCTCCCTGTGCCACCTTTTCTGCAGCCTGGGGCAGTGTTAGAGTTTGCCATCCAGTACAAAGTCTGTGGGACTGAATACTGGGACAACAATGACGGGCAAAACTATAAGTTAGTTTGTCATAACTACAAGCTCACTGTGCCCAGAGAATGTGAAGATAGCATGGTGCACTTCATTTAG